A stretch of Manis javanica isolate MJ-LG chromosome 1, MJ_LKY, whole genome shotgun sequence DNA encodes these proteins:
- the ALG5 gene encoding dolichyl-phosphate beta-glucosyltransferase isoform X1, with amino-acid sequence MAPLLLQLAVLGAALAAAALLLISFVAFVTATKMPHLHHEEEKFFFNAGGQKEPLPSIRDSPTKQLSVVVPSYNEEKRLPVMMDEALGYLEGRQKRDPTFTYEVIVVDDGSRDQTSEVAFKYCQKYGSDKVRVITLMKNRGKGGAIRMGVFSSRGEKILMADADGATKFPDVEKLEKGLNDLQPWPDQMAIACGSRAHLEKESIAQRSYFRTLLMYGFHFLVWFLCVKGIRDTQCGFKLLTREAASRTFSSLHIERWAFDVELLYIAQVFKIPIAEIAVNWTEIEGSKLVPFWSWLQMGKDLLFIRLRYLTGAWRLEQSRKMN; translated from the exons ATTTCCTTTGTTGCATTTGTAACTGCTACGAAAATGCCACACCTTCACCACGAGGAAGAGAAATTCTTCTTCAATGCTGGAGGCCAGAAGGAGCCTCTACCCAGCATACGGGACTCACCTACCAAACAGCTTTCTGTTGTCGTGCCTTCATACAATGAGGAGAAACGGT TGCCGGTAATGATGGATGAAGCTCTGGGCTACCTCGAGGGGAGACAG AAACGGGATCCCACGTTCACGTACGAGGTGATAGTGGTCGATGATGGCAGCAGAGACCAGACTTCAGAG GTAGCTTTTAAATATTGCCAGAAATACGGAAGTGACAAGGTGCGAGTGATAACACTGATGAAGAATCGTGGGAAAGGCGGTGCTATTAGGATG GGTGTATTCAGTTCTCGAGGAGAAAAGATCCTCATGGCAGATGCTGATGGAGCCACAAAGTTTCCAGATGTTGAGAAATTAGAAAAGGGACTAAATGATCTACAGCCTTGGCCT gaTCAAATGGCTATTGCATGTGGATCTCGAGCTCATTTGGAAAAAGAATCAATTGCTCAG CGCTCGTACTTCCGAACCCTCCTCATGTACGGGTTCCACTTTCTGGTGTGGTTCCTTTGCGTCAAAGGAATCAGGGACACACAGTGTGGGTTCAAATTATTAACTCGAGAGGCGGCGTCACGGACGTTCTCATCTCTGCACATCGAACGCTG gGCCTTTGATGTAGAACTGCTGTACATAGCACAGGTCTTTAAAATCCCAATAGCAGAAATTGCTGTCAACTGGACTGAAATCGAAG gTTCTAAATTAGTTCCATTTTGGAGCTGGCTTCAAATGGGCAAGGACCTACTTTTTATACGACTTCGATACTTGACTGGTGCCTGGAGGCTTGAACAGAGCAGGAAAATGAATTAG
- the ALG5 gene encoding dolichyl-phosphate beta-glucosyltransferase isoform X2, which translates to MPHLHHEEEKFFFNAGGQKEPLPSIRDSPTKQLSVVVPSYNEEKRLPVMMDEALGYLEGRQKRDPTFTYEVIVVDDGSRDQTSEVAFKYCQKYGSDKVRVITLMKNRGKGGAIRMGVFSSRGEKILMADADGATKFPDVEKLEKGLNDLQPWPDQMAIACGSRAHLEKESIAQRSYFRTLLMYGFHFLVWFLCVKGIRDTQCGFKLLTREAASRTFSSLHIERWAFDVELLYIAQVFKIPIAEIAVNWTEIEGSKLVPFWSWLQMGKDLLFIRLRYLTGAWRLEQSRKMN; encoded by the exons ATGCCACACCTTCACCACGAGGAAGAGAAATTCTTCTTCAATGCTGGAGGCCAGAAGGAGCCTCTACCCAGCATACGGGACTCACCTACCAAACAGCTTTCTGTTGTCGTGCCTTCATACAATGAGGAGAAACGGT TGCCGGTAATGATGGATGAAGCTCTGGGCTACCTCGAGGGGAGACAG AAACGGGATCCCACGTTCACGTACGAGGTGATAGTGGTCGATGATGGCAGCAGAGACCAGACTTCAGAG GTAGCTTTTAAATATTGCCAGAAATACGGAAGTGACAAGGTGCGAGTGATAACACTGATGAAGAATCGTGGGAAAGGCGGTGCTATTAGGATG GGTGTATTCAGTTCTCGAGGAGAAAAGATCCTCATGGCAGATGCTGATGGAGCCACAAAGTTTCCAGATGTTGAGAAATTAGAAAAGGGACTAAATGATCTACAGCCTTGGCCT gaTCAAATGGCTATTGCATGTGGATCTCGAGCTCATTTGGAAAAAGAATCAATTGCTCAG CGCTCGTACTTCCGAACCCTCCTCATGTACGGGTTCCACTTTCTGGTGTGGTTCCTTTGCGTCAAAGGAATCAGGGACACACAGTGTGGGTTCAAATTATTAACTCGAGAGGCGGCGTCACGGACGTTCTCATCTCTGCACATCGAACGCTG gGCCTTTGATGTAGAACTGCTGTACATAGCACAGGTCTTTAAAATCCCAATAGCAGAAATTGCTGTCAACTGGACTGAAATCGAAG gTTCTAAATTAGTTCCATTTTGGAGCTGGCTTCAAATGGGCAAGGACCTACTTTTTATACGACTTCGATACTTGACTGGTGCCTGGAGGCTTGAACAGAGCAGGAAAATGAATTAG